One window of Acropora palmata chromosome 1, jaAcrPala1.3, whole genome shotgun sequence genomic DNA carries:
- the LOC141860220 gene encoding low-density lipoprotein receptor-related protein 4-like yields HLLSFPGVEAGCAEPCLIFSTTDKINAMELATSKTVTFVANLSRAVALDVHVSERTIYWSDINRRVIQRMNLTSGVIENIITGNLGVVDGLAIEWDSGLIYWTDYTYKRVEVATLHGKHRKVLIQGGLSNPRGLALYPKKGFLFLTDWGYSSPKIERATLAGTQRTVLVDLRNVTQYWPNAVIVDYREDRIYWIDAWIDAIESCDLYGKHRRKLTSPLHPSFNMHPFDLTVYDDILYWSDWNTDSIERLNWTTAAYLGGLGVLTSDRVFGVALLDDSRQPASAGNQLCKVNNGGCSHLCLLTPGGYQCACPDGLALDSQGTTCATGMSSPSVLLLIHLLSFPGVEAGCAEPCLIFSTTDKINAMELATSKTVTFVANLSRAVALDVHVSERTIYWSDINRRVIQRMNLTSGVIENIITGNLGVVDGLAIEWDSGLIYWTDYTYKRVEVATLHGKHRKVLIQGGLSNPRGLALYPKKGFLFLTDWGYSSPKIERATLAGTQRTVLVDLRNVTQYWPNAVIVDYREDRIYWIDAWIDAIESCDLYGKHRRKLTSPLHPSFNMHPFDLTVYDDILYWSDWNTDSIERLNWTTAAYLGGLGVLTSDRVFGVALLDDSRQPASAGKQNQITPVSRTPQNPLHETHLLSFPGVEAGCAEPCLIFSTTDKINAMELATSKTVTFVANLSRAVALDVHVSERTIYWSDINRRVIQRMNLTSGVIENIITGNLGVVDGLAIEWDSGLIYWTDYTYKRVEVATLHGKHRKVLIQGGLSNPRGLALYPKKGFLFLTDWGYSSPKIERATLAGTQRTVLVDLRNVTQYWPNAVIVDYREDRIYWIDAWIDAIESCDLYGKHRRKLTSPLHPSFNMHPFDLTVYDDILYWSDWNTDSIERLNWTTAAYLGGLGVLTSDRVFGVALLDDSRQPASAGKQNQITPVSRTPQNPLHETSGNQLCKVNNGGCSHLCLLTPGGYQCACPDGLALDSQGTTCATGMSSPSVLLLI; encoded by the exons CATCTGCTCTCTTTTCCAGGAGTGGAAGCAGGATGCGCCGAgccttgtttgattttcagtACGACTGACAAGATCAACGCAATGGAGTTGGCTACCTCAAAAACAGTCACCTTCGTAGCCAACCTCAGCCGAGCAGTTGCTCTGGATGTCCACGTTAGTGAGCGAACCATTTACTGGAGCGATATCAATCGACGAGTCATTCAACGTATGAACTTGACCTCTGGGGTAATCGAGAATATAATTACAGGCAATCTCGGTGTTGTCGATGGCCTTGCGATTGAATGGGACAGCGGTTTAATATACTGGACAGACTACACTTACAAAAGAGTGGAAGTTGCTACACTACATGGAAAACATCGGAAAGTACTCATCCAAGGCGGCCTGAGTAACCCTCGGGGATTAGCGCTTTATCCAAAGAAAGG GTTCTTGTTCTTGACCGACTGGGGTTATTCATCACCCAAAATCGAGCGAGCCACCCTAGCCGGAACACAAAGGACAGTGCTCGTTGACCTCCGAAACGTCACCCAGTACTGGCCAAATGCCGTTATTGTGGATTATAGAGAAGATCGCATCTACTGGATTGACGCATGGATTGACGCTATTGAATCGTGCGACTTATACGGAAAGCACAGACGCAAGCTGACAAGTCCTCTTCATCCCTCTTTCAACATGCACCCCTTTGATTTGACTGTTTACGATGACATCCTCTACTGGAGTGACTGGAACACTGATTCCATCGAGAGACTCAATTGGACGACTGCTGCTTATCTAGGTGGTCTCGGTGTTTTGACATCTGACCGGGTTTTCGGGGTTGCATTACTTGACGACTCAAGGCAACCCGCATCAGCag gAAACCAACTGTGCAAGGTTAATAACGGTGgctgcagtcacttgtgccTACTGACTCCCGGTGGATATCAGTGCGCATGTCCCGATGGCTTAGCACTGGACTCCCAAGGGACGACTTGTGCGACAGGTATGAGTAGTCCAAGCGTACTCCTTTTAATT CATCTGCTCTCTTTTCCAGGAGTGGAAGCAGGATGCGCCGAgccttgtttgattttcagtACGACTGACAAGATCAACGCAATGGAGTTGGCTACCTCAAAAACAGTCACCTTCGTAGCCAACCTCAGCCGAGCAGTTGCTCTGGATGTCCACGTTAGTGAGCGAACCATTTACTGGAGCGATATCAATCGACGAGTCATTCAACGTATGAACTTGACCTCTGGGGTAATCGAGAATATAATTACAGGCAATCTCGGTGTTGTCGATGGCCTTGCGATTGAATGGGACAGCGGTTTAATATACTGGACAGACTACACTTACAAAAGAGTGGAAGTTGCTACACTACATGGAAAACATCGGAAAGTACTCATCCAAGGCGGCCTGAGTAACCCTCGGGGATTAGCGCTTTATCCAAAGAAAGG GTTCTTGTTCTTGACCGACTGGGGTTATTCATCACCCAAAATCGAGCGAGCCACCCTAGCCGGAACACAAAGGACAGTGCTCGTTGACCTCCGAAACGTCACCCAGTACTGGCCAAATGCCGTTATTGTGGATTATAGAGAAGATCGCATCTACTGGATTGACGCATGGATTGACGCTATTGAATCGTGCGACTTATACGGAAAGCACAGACGCAAGCTGACAAGTCCTCTTCATCCCTCTTTCAACATGCACCCCTTTGATTTGACTGTTTACGATGACATCCTCTACTGGAGTGACTGGAACACTGATTCCATCGAGAGACTCAATTGGACGACTGCTGCTTATCTAGGTGGTCTCGGTGTTTTGACATCTGACCGGGTTTTCGGGGTTGCATTACTTGACGACTCAAGGCAACCCGCATCAGCaggtaaacaaaatcaaataacaCCGGTGTCTCGAACTCCACAAAATCCTTTACATGAAAC ACATCTGCTCTCTTTTCCAGGAGTGGAAGCAGGATGCGCCGAgccttgtttgattttcagtACGACTGACAAGATCAACGCAATGGAGTTGGCTACCTCAAAAACAGTCACCTTCGTAGCCAACCTCAGCCGAGCAGTTGCTCTGGATGTCCACGTTAGTGAGCGAACCATTTACTGGAGCGATATCAATCGACGAGTCATTCAACGTATGAACTTGACCTCTGGGGTAATCGAGAATATAATTACAGGCAATCTCGGTGTTGTCGATGGCCTTGCGATTGAATGGGACAGCGGTTTAATATACTGGACAGACTACACTTACAAAAGAGTGGAAGTTGCTACACTACATGGAAAACATCGGAAAGTACTCATCCAAGGCGGCCTGAGTAACCCTCGGGGATTAGCGCTTTATCCAAAGAAAGG GTTCTTGTTCTTGACCGACTGGGGTTATTCATCACCCAAAATCGAGCGAGCCACCCTAGCCGGAACACAAAGGACAGTGCTCGTTGACCTCCGAAACGTCACCCAGTACTGGCCAAATGCCGTTATTGTGGATTATAGAGAAGATCGCATCTACTGGATTGACGCATGGATTGACGCTATTGAATCGTGCGACTTATACGGAAAGCACAGACGCAAGCTGACAAGTCCTCTTCATCCCTCTTTCAACATGCACCCCTTTGATTTGACTGTTTACGATGACATCCTCTACTGGAGTGACTGGAACACTGATTCCATCGAGAGACTCAATTGGACGACTGCTGCTTATCTAGGTGGTCTCGGTGTTTTGACATCTGACCGGGTTTTCGGGGTTGCATTACTTGACGACTCAAGGCAACCCGCATCAGCaggtaaacaaaatcaaataacaCCGGTGTCTCGAACTCCACAAAATCCTTTACATGAAAC ttcaggAAACCAACTGTGCAAGGTTAATAACGGTGgctgcagtcacttgtgccTACTGACTCCCGGTGGATATCAGTGCGCATGTCCCGATGGCTTAGCACTGGACTCCCAAGGGACGACTTGTGCGACAGGTATGAGTAGTCCAAGCGTACTCCTTTTAATTTGA
- the LOC141889939 gene encoding low-density lipoprotein receptor 1-like has product MELATSKTVTFVANLSRAVALDVHVSERTIYWSDINRRVIQRMNLTSGVIENIITGNLGVVDGLAIEWDSGLIYWTDYTYKRVEVATLHGKHRKVLIQGGLSNPRGLALYPKKGFLFLTDWGYSSPKIERATLAGTQRTVLVDLRNVTQYWPNAVIVDYREDRIYWIDAWIDAIESCDLYGKHRRKLTSPLHPSFNMHPFDLTVYDDILYWSDWNTDSIERLNWTTAAYLGGLGVLTSDRVFGVALLDDSRQPASAGKQNQITPVSRTPQNPLHET; this is encoded by the exons ATGGAGTTGGCTACCTCAAAAACAGTCACCTTCGTAGCCAACCTCAGCCGAGCAGTTGCTCTGGATGTCCACGTTAGTGAGCGAACCATTTACTGGAGCGATATCAATCGACGAGTCATTCAACGTATGAACTTGACCTCTGGGGTAATCGAGAATATAATTACAGGCAATCTCGGTGTTGTCGATGGCCTTGCGATTGAATGGGACAGCGGTTTAATATACTGGACAGACTACACTTACAAAAGAGTGGAAGTTGCTACACTACATGGAAAACATCGGAAAGTACTCATCCAAGGCGGCCTGAGTAACCCTCGGGGATTAGCGCTTTATCCAAAGAAAGG GTTCTTGTTCTTGACCGACTGGGGTTATTCATCACCCAAAATCGAGCGAGCCACCCTAGCCGGAACACAAAGGACAGTGCTCGTTGACCTCCGAAACGTCACCCAGTACTGGCCAAATGCCGTTATTGTGGATTATAGAGAAGATCGCATCTACTGGATTGACGCATGGATTGACGCTATTGAATCGTGCGACTTATACGGAAAGCACAGACGCAAGCTGACAAGTCCTCTTCATCCCTCTTTCAACATGCACCCCTTTGATTTGACTGTTTACGATGACATCCTCTACTGGAGTGACTGGAACACTGATTCCATCGAGAGACTCAATTGGACGACTGCTGCTTATCTAGGTGGTCTCGGTGTTTTGACATCTGACCGGGTTTTCGGGGTTGCATTACTTGACGACTCAAGGCAACCCGCATCAGCaggtaaacaaaatcaaataacaCCGGTGTCTCGAACTCCACAAAATCCTTTACATGAAACGTAG